Proteins encoded in a region of the Mariprofundus ferrinatatus genome:
- a CDS encoding 3-deoxy-D-manno-octulosonic acid transferase → MSEAAEQPNRDIIKWKQQLMLQLPESLPGCIWVHACSVGEVGSVAPLIRRLLDRGYEIHLTVVTATGYAHADRLLGKHISLSYLPWDIPSAFTRFVRVLKPALLLLAETEFWPGMLSACRRAEIPVVGINTRISDRSFPRYYASRFLWKRFLKPVSLFLAQGSIDAERLVAMGVEHSKVHVAGNLKYAITAPEVDANELRLQLDSGANRPILLVASTHESEDEKVLDMWPAWHAVCPDLLTVIVPRHPQRFDQVAEIIRARGLKLARWSERQGEASAAADSDVILIDAMGVLGKLYTVADAVIIAGSLTNIGGHNPLEAAICGRGAVTGPYVQNFREIMDEMQRHQAAIISADDSDLEQVISRLLTHPDELKELNASAALFMGDKGDVLERIMAEIEPWLVNVPKKV, encoded by the coding sequence ATGAGCGAGGCTGCAGAACAACCGAACCGGGATATAATCAAATGGAAGCAGCAGTTGATGCTACAACTGCCTGAATCACTGCCGGGCTGCATCTGGGTGCACGCCTGTTCGGTTGGTGAGGTAGGCTCGGTTGCGCCACTGATCCGTAGGCTTCTCGACAGAGGTTATGAAATCCACCTTACAGTAGTCACAGCAACAGGTTATGCCCATGCTGATCGACTGCTTGGCAAGCATATCTCCCTCTCCTATCTGCCTTGGGATATCCCTTCGGCATTCACTCGATTTGTTCGAGTCCTGAAACCTGCCCTGCTGCTGCTCGCTGAAACCGAATTCTGGCCCGGCATGCTCTCAGCATGCCGCAGGGCGGAAATCCCTGTCGTGGGCATTAATACACGTATCTCCGACCGCTCTTTTCCCCGCTATTACGCCAGCCGCTTCCTCTGGAAACGGTTCCTGAAACCCGTCTCTCTCTTTCTGGCACAGGGTTCAATTGATGCTGAACGCCTGGTTGCAATGGGTGTAGAACACAGCAAGGTGCATGTAGCAGGCAACCTGAAATATGCGATCACCGCTCCTGAAGTGGATGCTAATGAACTGCGGTTGCAACTCGACTCCGGTGCCAATCGCCCGATTCTGCTCGTAGCCAGCACCCATGAATCCGAGGATGAAAAAGTTCTCGATATGTGGCCGGCATGGCATGCCGTGTGCCCGGATTTACTAACGGTCATCGTGCCACGCCATCCGCAACGTTTCGATCAGGTGGCTGAGATAATCAGAGCACGAGGACTGAAGCTGGCTCGCTGGTCGGAACGGCAAGGCGAAGCTTCTGCAGCGGCCGATTCAGATGTTATCCTGATCGATGCCATGGGTGTTCTGGGAAAACTCTATACGGTGGCTGATGCCGTGATCATTGCCGGAAGCCTGACCAATATTGGCGGCCACAATCCTCTGGAGGCAGCCATCTGCGGTCGCGGCGCTGTAACTGGCCCCTACGTTCAGAACTTCCGCGAAATCATGGATGAGATGCAGCGCCACCAGGCAGCCATTATTTCTGCTGACGATTCTGATCTTGAACAGGTTATTTCACGCCTGCTGACACATCCTGATGAACTGAAAGAGCTCAATGCCAGTGCCGCTCTCTTTATGGGCGACAAAGGAGATGTACTGGAACGGATAATGGCCGAGATCGAGCCATGGCTGGTCAATGTTCCGAAAAAGGTATGA
- a CDS encoding SurA N-terminal domain-containing protein: protein MLESMRNHAQGWIAKIILGGIALSFVLWGVGDYFMGGGAEPVASVNEKPIGQNEFYVEYNRQLEAYRRMLGNQFSKELAESLNLKETTIQTMINRRLMVDTASKLGLVAPEAIVLATIQNEPSFQSAGSFDPQRYQILTRNMGYGSAQDFENEMRINIMVDALQQALTQSVHISEADIRDAFNSEYEQRVLAAIIVDPDTLLSSVKVEEADAKAWYEAHKEAYMSPVRVRLDAVEINPIDLAADISVSEAELQSAYEERKAEYTEEESRKASHILAKVAGDASEAVRLAAREKIEKALARIKAGESFAAVAEDVSEDVTASSGGDLGWFKAGVMTAAFDEAAFSLDKGDLSEIVESEFGFHLIMLEDVRPAAVKSFEEVKETLRMQLLQARVMDEAYKLSQDLDEALGMEDSLKAAAESVNLKVTSIDPVSMDEAIAQPLLFDSEVRAKVFATMPGQAVEIIEAGKGRYVAFEVLERIDPEVIDFAKVASRAFEDARQDEAHKQAKKLADEIRGISDKSLDDLAQQYGQAKYISKPVRSNGDGDNAAGWLTPELLSKAFLTASGSWVDDSLSVSQGIAVVRVEQVIAPDETEYEAKRESIAKTVRQAEGQARFARWMASVRDRAEIMVDEKVLDRF, encoded by the coding sequence ATGCTCGAATCGATGCGTAATCACGCGCAAGGCTGGATCGCTAAAATCATTCTCGGCGGTATTGCACTCTCATTTGTACTATGGGGTGTCGGCGACTATTTCATGGGCGGGGGCGCTGAACCGGTAGCTTCAGTGAATGAGAAGCCGATCGGCCAGAACGAGTTCTATGTTGAGTATAACCGGCAGCTTGAAGCCTATCGTCGTATGCTGGGCAACCAGTTTTCCAAGGAGCTGGCGGAGTCTCTGAACCTGAAAGAGACAACGATCCAGACCATGATCAATCGCAGACTTATGGTCGATACAGCCAGCAAGCTTGGGCTTGTTGCACCTGAGGCTATCGTGCTGGCCACGATACAGAATGAGCCCTCATTCCAGTCTGCAGGCAGCTTCGATCCACAGCGCTACCAGATTCTTACCCGCAATATGGGTTACGGATCGGCTCAGGACTTTGAGAACGAGATGCGCATCAATATTATGGTTGATGCACTGCAGCAGGCCCTTACTCAGTCCGTACACATCTCCGAGGCCGATATTCGTGATGCCTTCAACAGTGAATATGAACAGCGTGTGCTTGCCGCCATCATTGTTGATCCGGATACTCTTCTTTCATCAGTGAAGGTTGAGGAGGCCGATGCCAAGGCTTGGTACGAGGCACATAAAGAGGCCTATATGTCTCCGGTTCGTGTCCGTCTTGACGCAGTGGAGATCAACCCGATCGATCTGGCTGCCGATATCTCGGTGAGCGAAGCCGAACTGCAGAGTGCTTATGAAGAGCGTAAGGCCGAATACACTGAAGAGGAGAGCCGCAAGGCTTCTCACATCCTGGCAAAGGTGGCCGGTGATGCATCCGAAGCGGTTCGTCTTGCTGCTCGCGAAAAGATCGAGAAGGCACTGGCACGTATCAAGGCCGGCGAATCTTTCGCAGCCGTGGCCGAGGATGTCTCTGAGGATGTGACAGCAAGCAGTGGTGGTGATCTGGGATGGTTCAAGGCGGGCGTCATGACCGCAGCATTTGATGAAGCGGCCTTCTCTCTCGATAAGGGCGATCTCAGTGAGATTGTGGAGAGCGAGTTTGGATTCCACCTGATTATGCTGGAGGATGTTCGCCCCGCAGCGGTTAAGTCTTTTGAAGAGGTGAAAGAGACGCTACGCATGCAGTTGCTGCAGGCACGCGTGATGGACGAGGCCTATAAGCTTTCTCAAGATCTTGATGAAGCTCTCGGCATGGAGGATTCACTCAAGGCCGCTGCCGAATCCGTGAACCTGAAAGTGACGAGTATTGATCCTGTCAGCATGGATGAGGCGATCGCCCAGCCTCTCCTGTTCGATTCCGAGGTGCGCGCCAAGGTGTTTGCCACCATGCCGGGCCAGGCAGTAGAGATCATTGAAGCCGGAAAGGGGCGCTATGTTGCATTCGAGGTGCTTGAGCGCATAGATCCTGAGGTGATTGATTTTGCTAAGGTGGCTTCGCGTGCATTTGAGGATGCCCGTCAGGATGAAGCACACAAGCAGGCGAAAAAACTGGCCGATGAGATTCGTGGGATCAGCGACAAATCACTGGACGATCTTGCGCAGCAGTATGGGCAGGCCAAATATATCTCTAAGCCGGTTCGCAGCAATGGCGATGGTGACAACGCTGCTGGCTGGTTAACGCCTGAGCTGTTGAGTAAGGCATTCCTTACTGCATCCGGCAGCTGGGTGGATGACAGTCTGAGCGTCTCACAGGGTATTGCCGTGGTGCGTGTGGAGCAGGTTATTGCTCCGGATGAGACAGAGTATGAGGCGAAGCGTGAATCGATTGCCAAGACGGTCAGGCAGGCTGAAGGTCAGGCCCGTTTTGCTCGCTGGATGGCCTCTGTTCGCGACCGTGCTGAAATCATGGTGGACGAGAAGGTTCTGGACAGGTTCTGA